The following proteins are encoded in a genomic region of Deinococcus detaillensis:
- the miaB gene encoding tRNA (N6-isopentenyl adenosine(37)-C2)-methylthiotransferase MiaB yields MKAHLITYGCQMNEYDSHLVQSQLVSLGADMVDSIDAADFVLINTCAVRGKPVDKVRSVLGQLRKEKALRPLVIGMMGCLAQLEEGQQIARKFEVDVLLGPGSLLDIGKALESNQRFWGLNFKDELHDHIPPPPTGKLQAHLTIMRGCDHHCTYCIVPTTRGPQVSRHPDLILRELDSLLGAGVKEVTLLGQNVNAYGFDAGAKLAGYPSFAELLRMVGASGIQRIKFTTSHPMNFTEDVAAAMGETPAVCEFVHLPVQSGSDRVLRRMAREYNREKYLTHIAQIRKHMPEAVLATDIIVGFPGETEEDFQETLSLYDEVGYDSAYMFIYSPRPGTPSYQHFQDLPREVKTERLQRLIAVQKDWSAKKNARFQGSIQEVLLRGDAYSEGHLEGHTRGNHPIVVPKALGAVGAGLYQARVTATTPHMLYGELVGVDGQTLPMVPNFLPEAAALSSPLTML; encoded by the coding sequence ATGAAAGCACACTTGATTACTTACGGCTGCCAGATGAACGAATACGACTCGCATTTGGTTCAGTCTCAACTCGTCTCGCTCGGCGCGGATATGGTGGATTCTATCGACGCCGCCGACTTTGTGCTGATCAACACCTGCGCGGTGCGCGGCAAGCCGGTGGACAAAGTTCGCAGCGTGCTGGGCCAGCTCCGCAAGGAAAAAGCCCTGCGTCCACTGGTGATCGGGATGATGGGCTGCCTCGCCCAACTCGAAGAAGGCCAGCAGATTGCCCGCAAGTTTGAAGTCGACGTGCTGCTGGGGCCGGGCAGCCTGCTCGATATCGGCAAGGCGCTGGAAAGCAACCAGCGCTTCTGGGGCCTGAACTTCAAAGACGAACTCCACGACCACATTCCACCGCCACCGACCGGAAAACTGCAAGCCCACCTGACCATCATGCGCGGCTGCGACCACCACTGCACCTACTGCATCGTGCCGACCACGCGGGGGCCGCAGGTCAGCCGCCACCCTGACCTGATTTTGCGCGAACTCGACAGTTTGCTCGGCGCAGGCGTCAAGGAAGTCACTTTGTTGGGCCAGAATGTCAACGCGTACGGCTTTGACGCGGGCGCAAAACTGGCGGGCTATCCCAGCTTCGCCGAACTGCTCAGGATGGTGGGCGCGAGCGGCATTCAGCGCATCAAATTCACCACCAGCCACCCGATGAATTTTACCGAAGACGTGGCGGCAGCGATGGGCGAGACGCCAGCGGTCTGCGAGTTCGTGCATTTGCCGGTGCAGAGCGGCTCAGACAGAGTGCTGCGCCGGATGGCCCGCGAGTACAACCGCGAGAAGTACCTGACGCACATTGCCCAGATCAGAAAGCACATGCCGGAAGCGGTACTGGCCACCGACATTATCGTGGGCTTTCCCGGCGAAACTGAGGAAGATTTTCAGGAGACGCTGAGCTTGTATGACGAAGTGGGCTACGACTCGGCTTACATGTTCATCTACTCGCCGAGGCCCGGCACGCCGAGTTACCAGCACTTTCAGGACTTGCCGCGCGAAGTCAAAACCGAGCGGCTACAGCGCCTCATTGCCGTGCAAAAAGACTGGAGCGCCAAGAAAAACGCCCGTTTTCAGGGCAGTATTCAGGAAGTCTTGCTGCGTGGCGACGCTTACTCGGAAGGCCACTTGGAAGGCCACACGCGGGGCAACCACCCGATCGTGGTTCCCAAAGCGCTGGGCGCGGTTGGTGCAGGGCTGTATCAAGCGCGGGTGACGGCCACCACGCCGCATATGCTCTACGGCGAACTCGTCGGCGTAGACGGTCAGACGCTGCCGATGGTGCCCAACTTCTTGCCGGAAGCGGCGGCGCTCTCTAGCCCGCTGACGATGCTGTGA
- a CDS encoding TerC family protein: MDFLTTLEWLGKPAWMWIMFLGVVITLLAFDLGVLEKRRKNKLAPDDDGSMGIAQSLKLSAFYIAIALIYGAWLWLSLGRESGMAFYTGFALEKALALDNVFVISLIFAFFAIPITLQRRVLLWGILGVIVLRAIMIGLGTALVTQFDWVLWIFGAFLLFTGIKMLKDGGDDHDFSNNKLLIWLKKRLPITEELHGERFIIKRTVDGKLKTFVTPLFLALIMVELIDVVFAVDSIPAIFAITQDPFIVYTSNIFAILGLRALYFALAAMVHRFAYLKPALSLVLVFIGLKIFYSQLWGKLDPAISLSVTLALLLGGVVVSLIKTKPAAAN, from the coding sequence ATGGACTTTTTGACAACGCTAGAGTGGCTCGGCAAACCCGCTTGGATGTGGATCATGTTCCTGGGTGTGGTCATCACGCTGCTGGCCTTTGATTTAGGCGTCTTAGAAAAGCGCCGCAAAAACAAACTCGCCCCAGACGACGACGGAAGTATGGGGATTGCGCAAAGCCTTAAGCTCTCGGCTTTTTACATCGCAATTGCTCTCATTTACGGCGCATGGCTTTGGCTTTCTTTAGGCCGCGAATCCGGCATGGCTTTTTATACCGGCTTCGCCCTAGAAAAAGCCCTCGCCTTAGATAATGTCTTTGTCATCAGCTTGATCTTTGCTTTCTTCGCTATTCCTATCACGTTGCAGCGCCGCGTACTGTTGTGGGGCATTCTGGGCGTGATTGTCCTCAGGGCCATCATGATTGGCCTCGGCACCGCTTTGGTCACGCAATTTGATTGGGTCTTGTGGATTTTTGGCGCGTTCTTGCTGTTTACCGGCATCAAAATGCTCAAAGACGGTGGCGACGACCACGACTTTTCTAATAACAAGCTGCTGATCTGGCTCAAAAAGCGCTTGCCGATCACTGAGGAACTACACGGCGAGCGCTTCATCATCAAAAGGACTGTTGATGGCAAGCTGAAAACCTTCGTCACACCGCTATTTTTGGCTTTGATTATGGTGGAACTCATTGATGTGGTGTTCGCAGTAGATTCTATTCCGGCCATCTTTGCCATCACCCAAGACCCGTTCATCGTTTATACCTCTAACATTTTCGCCATTCTGGGCCTGCGGGCGCTGTATTTCGCGCTGGCCGCGATGGTTCACCGCTTCGCTTACCTCAAGCCCGCCCTCTCGCTGGTGTTGGTCTTCATTGGCCTCAAGATCTTTTATTCTCAACTCTGGGGCAAGCTGGATCCGGCCATCAGTCTGAGCGTCACTTTGGCGCTGCTCCTCGGCGGCGTGGTCGTCAGTTTAATCAAAACCAAACCGGCAGCCGCCAACTAA
- a CDS encoding MFS transporter — MSSPSSQNVLDLPEFRAMLLAAVTSTLASRAVALTLAYQLYQITKNPLTLGLLGLVEAIPALSLALFGGVVADRNDRRRILLFTISVEVICALCFALYAPHAPTSGIWPLLSLIFVLGLARGFSDPALPAFQAQVVPRELLLRASAWRSSAGQAASIAGPALGGVLYASIGAGGSYTFAFVLLLVSLGCVAFVKSKPVPRFKVGEPFVQSIKEGLAFVVQRQVLVGSMALDLFSVLFGGAVALLPIFASDILKVGPTGLGVLVSAPSVGALAVMLYATKHPPGKGAGRILLSAIAGFGLSIMVFGFSRNFYLSVAALIATGIFDGISMVIRSATLQLKAPDHMRGRVNAVSGMFIGASNELGAFESGVAAKLLGTARSVWLGGIVTLIVVGVTAYLAPELRAMDLTDIAEDLPLTEPPSTSTQVS, encoded by the coding sequence GTGAGCTCGCCTTCCAGCCAAAACGTCCTCGACTTACCCGAATTCCGCGCGATGCTGCTGGCCGCCGTCACCAGCACTTTGGCCAGCCGCGCGGTGGCCCTGACGCTGGCCTATCAGCTTTACCAGATCACCAAAAACCCGCTGACGCTGGGCCTGTTGGGATTGGTGGAAGCTATCCCAGCGCTCAGCCTCGCTCTGTTCGGTGGCGTGGTCGCCGACAGAAATGACCGCCGCCGCATTCTCCTCTTCACCATCAGCGTGGAAGTCATTTGCGCCCTGTGCTTTGCGCTTTACGCTCCGCACGCTCCCACTTCCGGCATTTGGCCGCTGCTGAGCCTGATTTTTGTCCTCGGCCTCGCACGCGGCTTCTCGGATCCGGCGCTGCCCGCTTTTCAGGCTCAGGTGGTGCCGCGTGAACTGTTGCTGCGGGCCTCGGCGTGGCGCTCCAGCGCGGGTCAAGCGGCTTCCATCGCTGGCCCGGCACTCGGCGGCGTCCTCTACGCCAGCATCGGCGCGGGCGGCTCCTACACCTTCGCCTTCGTGCTGCTGCTCGTCTCGCTGGGCTGCGTCGCTTTCGTCAAGTCCAAGCCCGTTCCCCGCTTCAAAGTGGGTGAGCCGTTTGTTCAGAGCATCAAAGAAGGACTGGCTTTCGTGGTGCAGCGGCAAGTCTTGGTCGGCAGCATGGCGCTCGATTTGTTCAGCGTGCTGTTCGGCGGCGCGGTGGCGCTGCTGCCCATTTTCGCCTCCGACATTCTCAAGGTCGGCCCCACCGGTCTCGGCGTGCTGGTGTCGGCTCCCAGCGTGGGCGCACTGGCGGTGATGCTCTACGCCACCAAGCACCCGCCGGGCAAAGGCGCAGGCCGCATCCTGCTGAGCGCCATCGCCGGCTTTGGCCTCAGCATCATGGTGTTCGGCTTCTCGCGCAACTTTTACCTGAGCGTGGCCGCACTCATCGCCACCGGCATTTTTGACGGGATCAGCATGGTGATTCGCAGCGCCACTTTGCAACTCAAAGCGCCCGATCACATGCGCGGACGGGTGAATGCCGTCAGTGGGATGTTTATCGGTGCGAGCAACGAACTGGGCGCTTTTGAAAGCGGCGTGGCGGCCAAGCTGCTCGGCACCGCCCGCAGTGTTTGGCTCGGCGGCATCGTGACGTTGATCGTGGTGGGCGTCACCGCTTATCTGGCCCCCGAACTGCGGGCGATGGACCTTACCGACATTGCCGAAGACTTGCCCTTAACCGAACCGCCGTCCACTTCCACGCAAGTGTCGTGA
- the miaA gene encoding tRNA (adenosine(37)-N6)-dimethylallyltransferase MiaA: MLLPILTAPTAAGKTALALKLAQAFPLEIVAADAFTVYRGLDIGTAKPSAAEQQQVPHHLIDVTNVQDSFDVAQWLSRAEAAITDVLSRQNIPLIVGGTGFYLKALMRGLPLTPPSDPAARAQIEAELSERGLDALLAEIAALNPTEAARMERNPRRVVRALEIQRRTGKFPVEFGTTQPAHTYRVFAFTQPDLEQRIKTRVDAMLAAGWPEEAAWLVSQISPESSATVWQALGYTAALALARGELTQLQAAAQISLQSRQYAKRQLTWARTQLGAEIQTRAQVEADLQALLSCAQERPRTSKLTP, from the coding sequence TTGCTGCTCCCCATCCTTACTGCCCCCACTGCCGCCGGAAAAACGGCCCTCGCCCTTAAACTGGCCCAGGCCTTCCCGCTCGAAATCGTGGCTGCTGACGCCTTCACCGTGTACCGGGGACTGGACATCGGCACGGCCAAACCCAGCGCCGCCGAGCAACAACAAGTCCCGCATCACCTGATCGATGTCACGAACGTCCAAGACTCTTTTGACGTGGCCCAGTGGCTGAGCCGGGCCGAAGCGGCCATCACCGATGTCCTCAGCCGCCAAAACATCCCGCTGATCGTCGGCGGAACTGGCTTTTACCTCAAAGCGCTCATGCGCGGTCTGCCGCTGACCCCACCCAGCGACCCCGCCGCCCGCGCCCAAATCGAAGCTGAACTCAGTGAGCGCGGCCTAGACGCTCTGCTGGCCGAAATCGCCGCCCTCAACCCCACCGAGGCCGCCAGGATGGAGCGCAATCCGCGCCGAGTCGTCCGCGCCCTAGAAATTCAGCGGCGCACTGGAAAATTTCCGGTTGAATTCGGCACCACCCAGCCCGCCCACACTTACCGAGTCTTTGCCTTTACACAGCCCGACTTAGAACAGCGCATCAAAACCCGCGTAGACGCCATGCTGGCCGCAGGCTGGCCGGAGGAAGCGGCGTGGCTGGTCAGCCAAATTTCGCCTGAATCTTCCGCCACCGTTTGGCAAGCCCTCGGCTACACGGCTGCGCTGGCCCTTGCACGCGGAGAACTGACCCAGCTCCAAGCCGCCGCTCAAATCAGTCTCCAGAGCCGCCAATATGCCAAGCGTCAGTTGACGTGGGCCAGAACCCAGCTCGGCGCGGAAATTCAAACCCGGGCGCAAGTGGAAGCTGACTTACAAGCGCTGCTGTCCTGCGCCCAGGAGCGCCCGCGCACGTCTAAACTAACGCCGTGA
- the pepF gene encoding oligoendopeptidase F, with protein MTATPPARKDVPREQTWDIEALYATPQDWDTEAAALAQDAASLGRYAGTLGQSPEALAGYLSACEAVRMRLTRLMSYAGMAASVDGKDTEAAARRDRASSLGSVFAAATAFESPELLALDEKAVRPWLTRPDLADFAVMVERVWRGRPHIRSAEVEELLGLVQAPFASERGIHPALANMDLDFGQVGGVQIGQGNIDRLIADPDRQIRQQAWESYADAHLSAQHTMAAALSTHVRQNVFMARARRYPDALTAALTSDHIPTAVFHTLIDTYKANIHIWHRYWQVRRRWLGLDQLREYDVKAPLVSPPPLSYQESVDAICAGMQPLGDDYVSQMRSGLTTERWVDYANNAGKRQGAYSNGGARVKPYIFMSFQGGLSSMSTLAHEIGHSMHSHLAQQAQASSVPRYTLFAAEVASNFNQAMVRHHLFATNTDPTFEVALIEEAVSNFHRYFFIMPTLARFELEIHRRIEAGESLSAPDLNTLMADLLQDGYGEGVQVDRERSGITWGEFSTHLYANFYAYQYATGISAAHQLRAGFDADPETARTKYLQFLSEGGRLDPLDALSAAGVDLSTARPVEETFKVLSGYVDRLEVLLSERT; from the coding sequence ATGACTGCCACCCCGCCCGCCCGTAAAGACGTGCCCCGCGAGCAAACCTGGGACATCGAAGCCCTCTACGCCACGCCCCAAGACTGGGACACCGAAGCGGCGGCGCTGGCCCAAGACGCGGCGTCTCTGGGCCGCTACGCGGGAACGCTGGGCCAATCGCCCGAAGCGCTCGCCGGGTACCTGAGCGCCTGTGAAGCGGTCAGGATGCGCCTGACCCGCTTGATGTCGTATGCCGGCATGGCCGCCAGCGTGGACGGAAAAGACACCGAAGCCGCCGCTCGCCGTGACCGGGCTTCCTCGCTCGGCAGCGTCTTTGCTGCCGCGACCGCTTTTGAAAGCCCCGAACTGCTGGCCCTCGACGAAAAGGCCGTGCGCCCGTGGCTGACCCGTCCCGACCTTGCGGACTTTGCGGTGATGGTCGAGCGCGTCTGGCGGGGCCGTCCGCACATTCGCAGCGCTGAAGTCGAAGAACTGCTGGGCTTGGTGCAGGCCCCCTTTGCCAGCGAGCGCGGCATTCATCCGGCCTTGGCCAACATGGATTTAGATTTTGGACAAGTCGGCGGCGTCCAAATCGGTCAGGGCAACATCGACCGCTTGATTGCCGACCCAGACCGCCAAATTCGCCAGCAGGCCTGGGAGTCCTACGCCGACGCCCACCTGTCGGCCCAGCACACCATGGCAGCTGCCCTGTCGACGCACGTGCGCCAAAACGTCTTTATGGCCCGCGCCCGCCGCTACCCCGACGCGCTGACAGCTGCCCTGACGTCCGACCACATTCCCACGGCCGTTTTTCACACCCTGATCGACACGTACAAAGCCAATATTCACATCTGGCACCGCTACTGGCAGGTGCGCCGACGCTGGTTGGGCCTGGATCAACTGCGCGAATACGACGTCAAAGCGCCCCTGGTCAGCCCACCGCCACTGTCTTACCAGGAATCTGTGGACGCCATCTGCGCCGGGATGCAGCCGCTGGGCGACGACTACGTTTCGCAGATGCGCTCGGGCCTGACCACCGAGCGCTGGGTCGATTACGCCAACAACGCGGGCAAGCGTCAAGGCGCGTACAGCAATGGCGGGGCCAGAGTCAAGCCGTACATTTTCATGAGCTTTCAGGGCGGACTCAGCAGCATGAGCACCCTCGCCCACGAGATCGGCCACAGTATGCACTCGCACCTCGCCCAGCAGGCGCAGGCCAGCAGCGTGCCGCGCTATACGCTGTTTGCCGCCGAAGTCGCCAGCAATTTCAATCAGGCGATGGTGCGCCACCACCTGTTTGCGACCAATACCGATCCTACGTTTGAAGTGGCTCTGATTGAAGAAGCCGTGTCCAACTTTCACCGCTACTTTTTCATTATGCCGACGCTGGCCCGCTTCGAGCTGGAAATTCACCGCCGCATAGAAGCGGGAGAGAGTCTGAGCGCCCCCGACCTCAACACCCTAATGGCCGACCTCCTGCAAGACGGCTACGGTGAGGGCGTTCAAGTCGACCGCGAGCGCAGCGGCATCACCTGGGGCGAATTTTCCACCCACCTCTACGCCAATTTTTACGCTTACCAGTACGCCACCGGCATCAGCGCCGCCCACCAACTCCGGGCCGGTTTTGACGCTGATCCCGAAACGGCCCGCACCAAATACCTGCAATTTCTCTCGGAAGGCGGCAGGCTTGACCCGCTCGACGCCCTCAGCGCGGCGGGAGTGGATCTGAGCACGGCCCGCCCAGTGGAGGAGACCTTCAAGGTGCTGAGCGGTTACGTGGACCGGCTGGAAGTTTTGCTGAGCGAGAGAACCTGA
- a CDS encoding acylphosphatase, which produces MKRLTALISGTVQGVGYRLYVQRYARDLGLSGYAENTDDERVEVVAEGHQEDLERLLHQLKRGPKHAVVESVDAQWAESSGLSGFHIY; this is translated from the coding sequence GTGAAGCGCCTCACCGCCCTGATTTCCGGAACTGTGCAGGGGGTGGGCTACCGCTTGTACGTGCAGCGCTACGCCCGCGACCTCGGCTTGTCGGGCTACGCCGAGAACACCGACGATGAGCGGGTCGAAGTCGTCGCTGAGGGCCACCAAGAAGACTTGGAACGGCTGCTGCACCAGCTTAAACGCGGTCCCAAGCACGCGGTGGTGGAAAGTGTGGACGCCCAGTGGGCCGAGAGCAGCGGCCTGAGCGGGTTTCATATTTACTGA
- the uvrC gene encoding excinuclease ABC subunit UvrC, protein MHFDDLPVLPTTPGVYIFRGKTGTPIYIGKANNLRSRVGQHFKAGGKSGRFTREALELEFISAKNEVEALVLEANLIKQHRPYYNVLLKDDKHYPFLKLTHEKFPMLVITRRVIKDGASYYGPYPDASAVRRVKHLIDTMFPLRKNSGLPMQKKPRPCLNYHMGRCLGPCVDRADPAEYARVVDDVKALLEGRAAGVVAQLKVDMKEAAQGQDFEQAGRLRDRLQAVEKLFGTEQAALQTSSEDLDFLGYAQAGEFAMVQLFRMRGGRVVGRDKRFLTGADESEGGEILGAFVQDYYAQATHVPPLILLPAEYADAPLWTQVLSERSGRKVEMRLPKRGDKTELTEMAQRNAQTGLESELALLERRGDHPGLDALREVLALPERPWRIEGYDNSNLFGTNIVSGMVVFEGGRARKSEHRRFKVKGLDHPDDYLAMRQTIVRRFSGSLSDKLPLPDLILIDGGRGQVNAALDAMKEVGVNVPLVGLAKREETLILPGRYGAQFWLTGGSEVGVSRELLLPKTHPALRVLIGVRDEVHHYAVTYHRKLRGQDMLKSVFDDLPGIGEKRQFALMEHFSSLEDLGAASLDDIARIPGMNARAAQSVKAFLAAREAGGRPI, encoded by the coding sequence ATGCATTTTGATGATTTGCCGGTGTTGCCGACCACGCCCGGCGTGTACATTTTTCGCGGCAAAACCGGCACGCCGATTTATATCGGTAAGGCCAACAACCTGAGAAGCCGGGTGGGTCAGCACTTCAAAGCGGGCGGCAAATCGGGGAGATTCACCCGTGAGGCGCTGGAACTCGAATTTATTTCGGCCAAAAACGAAGTGGAAGCGCTGGTATTGGAAGCCAACCTGATCAAGCAGCATCGCCCTTATTACAATGTGCTGCTGAAAGACGACAAGCATTACCCGTTTTTGAAGCTGACCCACGAGAAGTTTCCGATGCTGGTCATCACCCGCCGGGTCATTAAAGACGGAGCGAGTTATTACGGGCCGTATCCAGATGCTTCGGCGGTTCGGCGGGTCAAACACTTGATCGACACCATGTTTCCGCTGCGTAAGAATTCAGGCTTGCCGATGCAAAAAAAGCCGCGCCCGTGCCTGAATTACCACATGGGCAGGTGTCTGGGGCCGTGCGTGGACAGAGCAGATCCGGCGGAGTATGCGCGGGTGGTCGACGACGTCAAAGCGCTTCTCGAAGGGCGGGCGGCGGGCGTGGTGGCTCAGCTCAAAGTGGACATGAAAGAAGCTGCCCAGGGGCAAGATTTCGAGCAGGCCGGGCGGCTGCGTGACCGCTTACAAGCAGTCGAGAAACTCTTCGGCACCGAGCAGGCCGCCTTGCAGACCAGCAGCGAGGATTTGGACTTTTTGGGCTACGCGCAGGCCGGCGAGTTTGCCATGGTGCAGCTGTTCCGGATGCGCGGCGGGCGGGTGGTCGGGCGCGACAAGCGCTTTTTGACGGGGGCCGACGAAAGTGAAGGCGGCGAAATTCTGGGGGCCTTCGTGCAGGATTACTACGCGCAGGCCACCCACGTGCCGCCGCTGATTTTGCTGCCCGCCGAATACGCCGACGCGCCGCTGTGGACGCAGGTGCTGAGCGAGCGCTCGGGGCGCAAAGTCGAAATGCGGCTGCCCAAACGCGGCGATAAAACGGAGCTGACCGAGATGGCCCAGCGCAACGCCCAGACCGGCTTGGAATCCGAGCTGGCCTTACTGGAGCGCCGGGGCGATCATCCGGGCTTGGACGCGCTGCGCGAGGTGTTGGCCTTACCGGAGCGGCCCTGGCGAATCGAGGGCTACGACAATTCCAATTTGTTCGGCACCAATATCGTCTCAGGAATGGTGGTGTTTGAAGGCGGGCGGGCACGCAAGAGCGAGCACCGCCGCTTCAAAGTCAAAGGATTGGATCATCCCGACGATTACCTGGCGATGCGCCAGACGATTGTCCGCAGGTTTTCCGGCAGCTTGTCGGATAAATTGCCGCTGCCAGATTTGATCTTGATCGACGGCGGGCGCGGGCAAGTCAACGCGGCGCTGGACGCCATGAAGGAAGTCGGGGTCAATGTGCCGCTGGTGGGGCTGGCCAAGCGCGAGGAAACCCTGATTTTGCCCGGACGCTACGGCGCACAGTTTTGGCTGACCGGCGGCAGCGAGGTGGGCGTAAGCCGCGAGCTGCTGCTGCCCAAGACCCATCCGGCGCTGCGGGTCCTGATCGGCGTGCGCGACGAAGTTCACCACTACGCTGTCACCTATCACCGCAAGCTTCGCGGCCAGGACATGCTCAAAAGCGTCTTCGACGATCTGCCGGGCATCGGTGAGAAGCGCCAGTTTGCGCTGATGGAGCATTTTTCCAGCTTGGAAGACTTGGGAGCGGCCAGCCTGGACGATATTGCCCGCATTCCGGGCATGAACGCCCGGGCCGCGCAGAGTGTCAAAGCGTTTTTGGCGGCGCGGGAAGCGGGCGGCAGGCCGATCTGA